A region of Streptomyces sp. R44 DNA encodes the following proteins:
- the arc gene encoding proteasome ATPase yields MAAHDDDINRGIRPGRGSEDPAGQVAYLEQEIAVLRRKLADSPRHTRILEERIVELQTNLAGVSAQNERLANTLREARDQIVALKEEVDRLAQPPAGFGVFLQANEDGTCDIFTGGRKLRVNVSPSIELEELKRGQEVMLNEALNVVEAMEFERAGDIVTLKEILEDGERALVVGHTDEERVVRLAEPLLDVTIRAGDALLLDSRSGYVYEVVPKSEVEELVLEEVPDVDYDKIGGLGNQIELIRDAVELPYLYPDLFKEHELRPPKGILLYGPPGCGKTLIAKAVANSLAKKVAEVTGQPAGKSYFLNIKGPELLNKYVGETERHIRLVFQRAREKASEGTPVIVFFDEMESLFRTRGSGVSSDVENTIVPQLLAEIDGVEGLENVIVIGASNREDMIDPAILRPGRLDVKIKIERPDAEAAKDIFAKYLTANLPLHADDISEHSGSKAAAAHGMIQSVVEQMYAESEENRFLEVTYANGDKEVLYFKDFNSGAMIQNIVDRAKKMAIKAFLDHNQKGIRVSHLLQACVDEFKENEDLPNTTNPDDWARISGKKGERIVFIRTLVTGKQGADTGRSIDTVANTGQYL; encoded by the coding sequence GTGGCAGCCCACGACGACGACATCAACCGCGGCATCCGGCCGGGGCGGGGGTCTGAAGACCCCGCCGGTCAGGTTGCCTATCTCGAGCAGGAAATCGCCGTCCTGCGCCGCAAGCTCGCCGACTCTCCGCGCCACACGAGGATTCTCGAAGAGCGGATCGTCGAGCTGCAGACCAACCTGGCCGGCGTGTCCGCGCAGAACGAACGTCTGGCGAACACGCTCCGTGAGGCCCGCGACCAGATCGTGGCCCTCAAGGAGGAGGTCGACCGGCTCGCACAGCCGCCGGCCGGCTTCGGTGTCTTCCTGCAGGCGAACGAGGACGGCACGTGCGACATCTTCACCGGGGGCCGCAAGCTCCGGGTGAACGTCAGCCCGAGCATCGAGCTCGAAGAGCTCAAGCGCGGCCAGGAAGTCATGCTCAACGAAGCGCTCAACGTGGTCGAGGCCATGGAGTTCGAGCGCGCCGGCGACATCGTCACCCTCAAGGAGATCCTCGAGGACGGCGAGCGCGCCCTGGTGGTGGGGCACACCGACGAGGAGCGGGTGGTGAGGCTCGCCGAGCCTCTGCTGGACGTCACCATCCGCGCCGGCGACGCCCTGCTGCTCGACTCCAGGTCCGGCTACGTCTACGAGGTGGTCCCCAAGAGCGAGGTCGAAGAGCTCGTTCTGGAAGAGGTCCCGGACGTCGACTACGACAAGATCGGCGGTCTGGGCAACCAGATCGAGCTGATCCGCGACGCGGTCGAGCTCCCCTACCTCTACCCGGACCTCTTCAAGGAGCACGAACTGCGGCCGCCCAAGGGCATCCTGCTCTACGGCCCGCCCGGCTGCGGCAAGACGCTGATCGCGAAGGCCGTGGCCAACTCCCTGGCCAAGAAGGTCGCCGAGGTGACCGGCCAGCCCGCGGGGAAGTCCTACTTCCTCAACATCAAGGGCCCCGAGCTCCTCAACAAGTACGTCGGCGAGACCGAGCGGCACATCCGCCTCGTCTTCCAGCGTGCCCGGGAGAAGGCGAGCGAGGGCACCCCCGTCATCGTCTTCTTCGACGAGATGGAATCGCTCTTCCGCACCCGCGGCTCCGGTGTCAGCTCGGACGTGGAGAACACCATCGTCCCGCAGCTGCTCGCCGAGATCGACGGCGTGGAAGGCCTGGAGAACGTCATCGTCATCGGCGCCTCCAACCGCGAGGACATGATCGACCCCGCGATCCTGCGGCCCGGCCGGCTCGACGTCAAGATCAAGATCGAGCGTCCGGACGCGGAGGCCGCGAAGGACATCTTCGCGAAGTACCTCACGGCCAACCTGCCGCTCCACGCGGACGACATCTCCGAGCACAGCGGCTCGAAGGCCGCCGCCGCCCACGGAATGATCCAGTCCGTCGTCGAGCAGATGTACGCGGAATCCGAGGAGAACCGCTTCCTCGAAGTCACGTACGCCAACGGCGACAAGGAAGTCCTGTACTTCAAGGACTTCAACTCCGGCGCGATGATCCAGAACATCGTCGACCGGGCCAAGAAGATGGCCATCAAGGCCTTCCTCGACCACAACCAGAAGGGCATCCGGGTCTCCCACCTCCTCCAGGCGTGCGTGGACGAGTTCAAGGAGAACGAGGACCTGCCCAACACCACCAACCCCGACGACTGGGCCCGGATCTCCGGAAAGAAGGGCGAGCGGATCGTGTTCATCCGCACACTCGTCACCGGAAAGCAGGGCGCGGACACCGGACGCTCCATCGACACGGTGGCCAATACCGGTCAGTACCTGTAA